GTATGAAAGCGCTCGGTGTAAAATATATTCTGCAGGGAAGCGAAGACAAACTCGCCCTTTTTACGCCTCTCCTTGAGAAGCTTACCATCTCAGTTACCGATGTGGCGTATATGGGAAATGAACTGCTCGATATTCCAATCGCTGAAAAAGTAGGACTCCCCATTGCAGTCGCGGGTTCGACACAGCGTTTAATTGATGTCTCAAGTTACGTGACCGAAAAAGTCGGCGGCAAAGGAGCTGTTCGCGAAGTTCTGGAATATTATTTCGAAGCAATAAATAAAGATCCGCTGGAATATACGCCCTATGGACGTCAGACAATTCGCTAAAGAAGTCATGCGCTCAGAAGCGGCCGCAATCGAAGCAATGGCCTCGCGTCTCGACGAGCAGTTCAACGCCGCGGTCGACCTCATTCAGACCTGCGCTGGCCGCATAATTTTAACTGGTATGGGCAAATCCGGTCTCATTGCCCGCAAAATTGCCGCGACATTTAATTCCACTGGCATATCATCAATTTTTCTTCATCCCGCCGAAGCCCTTCATGGCGACCTTGGACTCATCCGCCCCGAAGACATCCTTATCATTGTGTCCAAATCAGGGCGCATGGGAGAACTGGATCCGATTATCGCCGCCTCGCGTAGACTACAGGTGAAGATAATTGTGCTGGGCGGAACGATCGACTCGCCGCTTTTCCAACGCGCCGATATCGGACTTGACTGCTCGGTTGCAAACGAAGCCTGTCCGAACAATCTTGTGCCGACCTCATCTTCAACCGCCGCTCTGGTCATGGGTGACGCG
This genomic interval from Candidatus Zixiibacteriota bacterium contains the following:
- a CDS encoding KpsF/GutQ family sugar-phosphate isomerase — protein: MDVRQFAKEVMRSEAAAIEAMASRLDEQFNAAVDLIQTCAGRIILTGMGKSGLIARKIAATFNSTGISSIFLHPAEALHGDLGLIRPEDILIIVSKSGRMGELDPIIAASRRLQVKIIVLGGTIDSPLFQRADIGLDCSVANEACPNNLVPTSSSTAALVMGDALAIALVRARNFTPEDFAGLHPGGAIGMRLLKHVSELHHSGDQMPLVCPKATMSEMVVEMTGKRLGCVLMKNDNGTTGGIFTDGDLRRLVELKKDVFSMTAEEVMIKNPKSVWEGALLDTALAMMEKYTITQLPTVDSNRQLVGVIHLHDILKSKLV
- a CDS encoding HAD hydrolase family protein, coding for MLKLSKTAFVEKLKGMKMLALDVDGVLTDDTIFVGPGEMELKQFHISDGFFMTLALRAGLIIAIVSGRKSEATEVRMKALGVKYILQGSEDKLALFTPLLEKLTISVTDVAYMGNELLDIPIAEKVGLPIAVAGSTQRLIDVSSYVTEKVGGKGAVREVLEYYFEAINKDPLEYTPYGRQTIR